Below is a genomic region from Caulobacter rhizosphaerae.
GGCCGCGCCCGGCGTGGCCCTGATCCGCCTGAACCGGCCGGAGGCGCTGAACGCCCTCAACACCGCCCTGCTGGCCGAGCTGGGCCAAGCCCTGGCGGCGGCCCAGGCCGACGACGCGATCGGCTGCCTCGTCATCACCGGCTCGGCCAAGGCCTTCGCGGCCGGGGCCGACATCAAGGAGATGTCCGACAAGTCCTACGCCCAGATGTTCAAGGATGACTTCTTCGCGGCCGGGGCCCGGGCCATCGAAGGGACCCGCAAGCCGATCATCGCGGCGGTGGCCGGCTACGCCCTGGGCGGCGGCTGCGAGCTGGCGATGATGTGCGACTTCATCCTGGCCGCCGACACGGCCAAGTTCGGCCAGCCCGAGATCAATCTGGGCGTCGCGCCCGGCATCGGCGGCACCCAGCGCCTGACGCGCCTGGTCGGCAAGTCCAAGGCCATGGACATGATCCTGACCGGCCGGATGATGGGCGCCGAGGAGGCCGAGCGCGCCGGCCTCGTCTCGCGGATCTTCCCCGCCGACACCCTGGTCGACGAAGCCCTGGCCGTGGCCGCCAGGATCGCCGCCCAGTCGCCCCTGGCCACGGCGATGAACAAGGAGCTGGTCAACGCGGCCTACGAGACGACGCTCAGCACGGGCGTTGCGCTGGAGCGGCGCCTGT
It encodes:
- a CDS encoding enoyl-CoA hydratase, whose translation is MAAYQTLIVETPEAAPGVALIRLNRPEALNALNTALLAELGQALAAAQADDAIGCLVITGSAKAFAAGADIKEMSDKSYAQMFKDDFFAAGARAIEGTRKPIIAAVAGYALGGGCELAMMCDFILAADTAKFGQPEINLGVAPGIGGTQRLTRLVGKSKAMDMILTGRMMGAEEAERAGLVSRIFPADTLVDEALAVAARIAAQSPLATAMNKELVNAAYETTLSTGVALERRLFHSLFAFDDQKEGMAAFVEKRKPAFKGS